In Aureibaculum algae, the following are encoded in one genomic region:
- the yidD gene encoding membrane protein insertion efficiency factor YidD → MVQLFQYKYYQIKKILTYPFILLVRFYQTAISPYTPASCRFTPTCSHYTVEALQKHGLFKGGWLSIKRIFSCHPWGRSGYDPVPDKKEK, encoded by the coding sequence ATGGTACAACTTTTTCAATATAAATACTATCAGATTAAAAAAATACTAACATATCCGTTTATATTGCTAGTTCGGTTTTATCAAACGGCCATTTCACCATATACTCCAGCAAGTTGTAGGTTTACACCAACGTGTTCTCATTATACTGTAGAAGCTTTGCAAAAACATGGGCTATTTAAAGGAGGATGGTTATCAATAAAAAGAATTTTTAGTTGCCACCCATGGGGTAGAAGTGGTTATGATCCGGTGCCAGATAAGAAAGAGAAATAA